The following are encoded in a window of Streptomyces sp. 11x1 genomic DNA:
- a CDS encoding restriction endonuclease, which yields MSRRSNGLAGIWAEAQRQQQRQSEERARQQREYERRQRAYQREVARSQREQQVAYRQQREAEARRRTEELDTWVRTLEGLLVAGCRAPAFRAASLTRSERLEPFSPGPLGQPVPMPDPNHYQAQGGWSAQRRAQAQAEARARFEHDWHAAQAAEAQRQHQLAQYQRQYEQWAEGQRTEIRRHNAGLAQMASALREGDPEAAVDYFSAALYASSAWPEGFPRGVRAAYDPAARQLVLDWELPRYDVVPETKSVVYMPSVDQDKERPRPVTQRRALYRDVLAQCTLLVLHDLFAADEFGALESVVLNGFVDDHDPVTGRRAELFLVTVTVPRPVFADLHLEQVSAVDCLTDGLRGRLSARPDQRTAVRPGRRPDDVGDGVVVHGGEDEPDLLEMDPLAFEALVAELFRAMGMQAVTTQRSGDGGVDVDALDPTPIRGGKIVVQVKRYRNTVPPSAVRDLYGTVQDAGANKGVLVTTSKFGPGSHTFANGKPLELISGRELVDLLHRHGLRGRLGPGERPTPVSATAATVVMPSADLTVVLPTADPTVVLPTTDPRLPAQRTSPDAGPAPDAPPGGYSVLGMYWTGGVALDVCALVCHGNRVLSDDHFVFYNNLRTPDGTVRAVPPTAPDKAAIQVFFDALPATADRLVLVAAIDPAVNPDADLSGFTDAGIRLLDPSRAEQGRLDVSDGRAAETALTLGSFRRRANGDWDFVVGGKGYGGGLEELVQDYGIDVA from the coding sequence ATGAGTCGTCGCTCCAACGGGTTGGCCGGCATCTGGGCCGAGGCACAACGCCAGCAGCAGCGTCAGTCGGAGGAGCGGGCCCGGCAGCAGCGCGAGTACGAGCGGCGACAACGCGCGTACCAGCGGGAGGTGGCCCGCAGCCAGCGCGAGCAGCAGGTGGCGTACCGGCAGCAGCGCGAGGCGGAGGCGCGGCGGCGTACGGAGGAACTGGACACCTGGGTAAGGACGTTGGAAGGGCTGTTGGTCGCGGGCTGCCGGGCCCCGGCGTTCAGGGCCGCGTCCCTCACCCGTTCCGAACGCCTGGAGCCGTTCTCCCCGGGGCCGCTCGGGCAGCCCGTCCCCATGCCGGACCCCAACCACTACCAGGCGCAGGGCGGTTGGTCCGCCCAGCGACGCGCCCAGGCGCAGGCCGAGGCGCGTGCCCGGTTCGAGCACGACTGGCATGCGGCCCAGGCCGCCGAGGCCCAGAGGCAGCACCAACTGGCCCAGTACCAGCGGCAGTACGAGCAGTGGGCGGAAGGACAGCGGACGGAGATCCGGCGGCACAACGCCGGGCTCGCCCAGATGGCGAGCGCACTGCGCGAAGGCGACCCGGAAGCCGCCGTCGACTACTTCTCCGCCGCCCTCTACGCCTCGTCCGCCTGGCCCGAGGGCTTTCCCCGCGGAGTCCGCGCCGCCTACGACCCGGCGGCACGGCAACTGGTCCTGGACTGGGAACTGCCCAGGTACGACGTCGTCCCCGAGACGAAGAGCGTCGTCTACATGCCGAGCGTCGACCAGGACAAGGAACGCCCCCGCCCGGTCACCCAGCGGCGGGCCCTCTACCGTGACGTCCTCGCCCAGTGCACCCTCCTGGTGCTGCACGACCTGTTCGCCGCCGACGAGTTCGGCGCGCTGGAGTCGGTCGTCCTGAACGGGTTCGTGGACGACCACGACCCGGTGACCGGGCGCCGCGCCGAGCTCTTCCTGGTGACCGTCACGGTGCCCCGGCCGGTCTTCGCCGACCTGCACCTGGAACAGGTGAGCGCCGTCGACTGTCTGACGGACGGCCTCAGGGGCCGGCTGTCCGCGCGACCGGACCAGCGCACCGCCGTCCGCCCCGGACGCCGGCCCGACGACGTGGGCGACGGCGTCGTCGTCCACGGCGGCGAGGACGAGCCGGACCTCCTGGAGATGGACCCCCTCGCCTTCGAGGCGCTGGTCGCGGAGCTGTTCCGGGCCATGGGGATGCAGGCCGTCACCACCCAGCGCTCGGGCGACGGCGGGGTGGACGTCGACGCCCTCGACCCGACCCCGATCCGCGGCGGCAAGATCGTCGTCCAGGTCAAGCGCTACCGCAACACCGTCCCGCCGAGCGCCGTCCGTGACCTCTACGGCACGGTCCAGGACGCCGGCGCCAACAAGGGTGTCCTGGTGACCACGTCCAAGTTCGGCCCCGGCTCCCACACCTTCGCCAACGGCAAGCCGCTGGAGCTGATCTCGGGCCGCGAACTCGTCGACCTGCTGCACCGGCACGGGCTGCGGGGGCGCCTGGGCCCCGGTGAGCGCCCCACGCCGGTGTCAGCGACCGCCGCCACGGTGGTGATGCCCTCGGCCGACCTCACCGTGGTGCTGCCGACGGCCGATCCGACGGTGGTGCTGCCCACGACGGACCCCAGGCTGCCCGCCCAGCGGACCTCGCCGGACGCGGGCCCCGCCCCGGACGCTCCGCCCGGGGGCTACAGCGTGCTCGGCATGTACTGGACGGGCGGCGTCGCGTTGGACGTCTGCGCGCTCGTCTGCCACGGCAACCGCGTCCTGAGCGACGACCACTTCGTCTTCTACAACAACCTCCGCACCCCCGACGGCACGGTCCGCGCCGTCCCGCCGACCGCCCCCGACAAGGCCGCGATCCAGGTCTTCTTCGACGCGCTGCCCGCGACGGCGGACCGTCTGGTCCTGGTCGCCGCGATCGACCCGGCCGTGAACCCCGACGCCGACCTCTCCGGCTTCACCGACGCCGGCATCCGCCTCCTGGACCCCTCCCGCGCCGAACAGGGCCGCCTGGACGTCTCCGACGGCCGCGCCGCCGAAACGGCCCTGACGCTCGGCTCCTTCCGCCGCCGCGCCAACGGCGACTGGGACTTCGTCGTGGGCGGCAAGGGGTACGGGGGCGGTCTGGAGGAACTGGTGCAGGACTACGGCATAGACGTGGCGTAG